The sequence below is a genomic window from Cryobacterium arcticum.
CGGAACCGTATTCGTGTTCATCGAGCACGACCTGCTCTTTCGCCAGTACCGGTTCCACTCCCACAAGCTGGTGTTGCATCGCGCGTCGATGACCCGGTTCTCCGGTCGCCTGCGCGAGCAGGGGCACGAGGTCGTCGAGCTGCGGAGTGATGCGGAACGTAGCTCCCACGACCAGCTCGCAGAATTCGCGCGCACCCGAAAGCCGGCACGGGTGACCTGGTTCGACGTGGTCGACGACTGGCTCGAGCGGGACCTGCACGCCGCGCTCGGCGACGGCGGGTACCGGATGCGGCCGCACGACGTGCTGGAGACCCCGAACTTTCTCACCGACCGGGCCCAGATCGATGACTGGTTCGCGCACAACGGCTCCCGCATGCAGGACTTCTACGCGTGGCAACGCCGCCGGCTGGACATCCTCGTCGACGACGGCAAGCCGGTCGGCGGCAAGTGGTCGTTCGACACGGAGAATCGCAAGAAGCTGCCGCGCGGGTACACACCCCCGGCGGTCGGCCTGTTCGCGGGCCACCCCGCCGTCCAGCGGGAGGGAACCTTCGACTTCGATGCGCTCATGGACGAGACCGACCAGACCCCGGTGCCGCCCGATGTCGAGCGTGCGATCGAATGGGTCAGCGCCGAGTTCCCGGATGCTCCGGGCGACCCGCACCTGTTCGCCTGGCCGACGAGCGGCGCCGAGGCCCGGGCGCACCTGCGGGAGTTCGTGCGGGAGCGCCTGCACGACTTCGGCCCCTACGAGGATGCGATCTCGAGCACGCATCCGTTCATCAATCACGGCCTGCTCACCGCGGCGCTGAACATCGGCCTGCTGGACCCGCGTGAGGTCGTGCAGGCGGTGCTCGACGGCGCCGGCCAGGAGACCCCGCTGGCCTCCGTTGAGGGGTTCGTGCGCCAGGTGATCGGCTGGCGCGAGTACATGCGGGCCACCTACCGAACCAGTGGGCGGCGGATGCGCACCGCCAACCGGCTCGACCACCAGCGCGCACTCGGCGACGGCTGGTGGGACGCGAGCACCGGACTTGCGCCGGTGGACGTGGTCATCTCTCGCGTCCTGGACACCGGGTATGCGCATCACATCGAACGGCTGATGGTTCTCGGCAACGCGATGGCGCTGCTGCGGATCCACCCGGACGCGGTCTACGAGTGGTTCATGGAGATGTTCATCGACGCGTACGACTGGGTGATGGTGCCCAACGTCTACGCGATGAGCCAGTTCGCGGCGGGAGACGAGATCACCACCAAGCCCTACGTGTCGGGCAGCAACTACCTGCGCAAGATGTCGGACCTGCCTGCCGGCGAGTGGACGGCGGACTGGGACGGTCTGTACTGGACGTTCATCGACGACCACCG
It includes:
- a CDS encoding cryptochrome/photolyase family protein, translated to MSPGPSVRLVLPHQLFEQHLDVAAGTVFVFIEHDLLFRQYRFHSHKLVLHRASMTRFSGRLREQGHEVVELRSDAERSSHDQLAEFARTRKPARVTWFDVVDDWLERDLHAALGDGGYRMRPHDVLETPNFLTDRAQIDDWFAHNGSRMQDFYAWQRRRLDILVDDGKPVGGKWSFDTENRKKLPRGYTPPAVGLFAGHPAVQREGTFDFDALMDETDQTPVPPDVERAIEWVSAEFPDAPGDPHLFAWPTSGAEARAHLREFVRERLHDFGPYEDAISSTHPFINHGLLTAALNIGLLDPREVVQAVLDGAGQETPLASVEGFVRQVIGWREYMRATYRTSGRRMRTANRLDHQRALGDGWWDASTGLAPVDVVISRVLDTGYAHHIERLMVLGNAMALLRIHPDAVYEWFMEMFIDAYDWVMVPNVYAMSQFAAGDEITTKPYVSGSNYLRKMSDLPAGEWTADWDGLYWTFIDDHRAVFSANPRTRMVTSLLDNMDPGTLDAHRRRAAVLLAGGRSR